From the Coffea eugenioides isolate CCC68of chromosome 1, Ceug_1.0, whole genome shotgun sequence genome, the window CCGCATCCCTCAGCCTCCATTCTCACCGCCAAGCGCCATCCCTAATTTTTGATTTCCCCTTTCTGTCATCTCTTTCCCGTTCCACAGCTGCAGCCACCATACGGAGCAGCGCCATACGGAGCCATCTCGGTAGAGCCAGCCGCCAGGGGCCTCTACCATACCCCGATTCACTGCATTCTGGTAAGTAGCCTTGATGGTTTTTTATCGTAGCCTTGATGTTTTGATAATTATTTGCCGTGGTTGATTTCTGTTCACATGTTTACTGTGTCACTGAGTGAGAGCCGTTGAAATAGGCCATACCCCAGTAAAAAATTTTCGCCATAGTGCCTATCTTGATCTCTGGAGTAGTGTTTGTTGCAGGGAAAAATGTGAGAAAGTAAAGaaaaattagttattttttctttcatataCGCTTGTTTACTAGGAAAATCAAAAACATTTCTTGCACTTTCGCTcactttcctacattttatATCTTGCAAAATCTGCAAGATTTCAGGACTTTGTATACTGATccattatattatatttttaaagtctTAGCAACTGCCAGCCACGGAGACCGCACGAGTATGCATTTTGCAGATTTATTGTGATTTTGCTTGTAGTTTTTTCTTCATTATCACTTACTAACAAAGCCAAAGGCTTCccatgggatttttttttttaagaaaataaaaaagattggGACTTTGCATAGAACAAGGCAGcaaagaaaacaacaaatacTTCTGGAACTCGATTATTGTGACGGGTGTAGACATACTTCTGGAACCTTAAATCACTTGCCCAAATTGTTGTTTTGAAACTGGTGATGGTTAAATATCCAGCCATGGCAGATGGATTTTTATGCAGCAAATTGACTATTAGAAGCCTTTTTATTATGATTAATTATGGCCTTAGCATGTGAATAAATGTCTACCATCCATCTTGGATAGTTGAACAGATAGGTTCTTTCAACATTTGATTGGCGCCTCGCGCCTGGATTATTCTCTGCCCTTTTCAATTTTACTCCTTAAAAAAGGAAGATTCATTTGTCATTTGTCAATTCAGAATCTGAGGAATAATTCGATTAGCAAATATTTTTTAATCCTTGACCCTAATATTATTTTATCTTTATCACTTTCTTGTGGGTTATTTATACATTTATCACTTTCTTGTGGGTTCCAATTCAAGATCCCTTACTTGACCCTTTAACTTACCATCTATCAACTCCACAGGTCAGAAAGAAAGAGACAACCTTCAACCTGGGAACTTCACACATATTAAGAGTTCTTGAGCTGATGAATTGACATTTCTTAGATGGATATATCATTTCTTTCCTTGTTTAATATAAATGTCTACTAGAAATGCCACTATACTGTCCTTTCATTACTGTCCCCATGCACAAACTAATTGGAACTATGGATTCAGTATTTCCCTGGAATTCATCACTGtcccttgtttggattgccattttaAGAGTTTTTAAGAGCTTTTCTCTGTTATTTCATTAATCTGAATGTAAGCTTGAGAATTGAGATAGGAACAAGTTAAAGAAATGTTAAAATTAGCTTGAAGTGGgcattattttttgaaatctgTTTTATTACTTTTGTACCTTATTTCTTAGAAATGTTATTCTAAATTTCTGTTTTAACTAATCAGAATCTGTATTGGTTATTAAATGTTTTTTATTAAGGAATGTACAACTCATTTCAAGGTTCATCATCAAGTCCTGCGATGGAGCAAAATAATGAAAACGTGGAACAATTGAATTACAACGAAGAAAGAGCTGATGAAATGAGTGAAGAAGAAATAGAAATAATAGAAGATGATGGCAATGAAGGAGGACAACAAGTAGATGGAGATGGAGGAGCTGGTCCTTTTGAGAAAaagcaaaggaagaagaaatccAGCATATGGGATGAAATGACTGAAGTAGTGCTAGATAATGGGACGGTCAAAGTGAAGTGCAACCATTGCAAGGAGTTTTCACCAAGAGTACAACCGGAGCCACATCTCAGCACAAGAGACACCTGACTTCTTGCCTCCAAAGAAAGATGGCCATTGGGGAGCAAAGCAAACAAAAGCAACAAGTGCTTTCATTCACCGAAGGTGGACCATCACTTCCATCACAAATTTCTCGTATGATCATGCCAAGGTAAGAGAGCTTGCGTCACACATGATTCTTGCACATGAGTACCCATTTTCTATGATGGAGCATGTAGTTTTCAACAAATTCATGAAAGCAGTTTCTCCGTTTTATAAAAAGATTAATCGGCAGACTGTTAAGGAAGATTGTATGAGTACTTATACAATTGAAAAAAGGAAGCTGAAATCATTGTTGAAAGGTCCTGGTAGGATTAGTATTACAACTGATTTGTGGAAATCTGgtcaaaaaattcaatatatgGTTGTGACTGGTCATTTTATTGATTCTGATTGGGTGCTTCAAAAACGTGTGTTGAATTTTTGCAATGTTCCTCCTCCTCATACTGGAGTTATTATAGCTGATGCTCTAAGTAAGTGCTTCATTGATTGGGGGATTGAGAATAAGGTTTCTAGCATAACTGTTGATAATGCTTCATACAATGATGTGTGCATTAGGAGACTTAGAGAGGATTTTTCTCTAAGAAAGAGATTAAGTATTGGAGGAAAAATTTTTCATGTTAGATGTTGTGCACATATACTTAATCTCTTAGTGCAAGATGGTCTTGGTCAACTTGGTGGTGTGATTGATGTTGTTAGAGAAGGGATAAAATACTTGAACAATTCAGAATCTAGGCTTCTTGAATTTGCCAAAATTAAAAAACAGCTTCAGTTGCCCTCTAGAAAACTAATTTTGGACTGTCCAACAAGGTGGAATAGCACCTATTTGATGTTAGCTTCAGGTTTAGAGTTCAAGGATGTCTTTCCAAGATATGCAGACATAGACCCTGGATTTCACTATGTTCCTACTGATTTTGAGTGGATGAAAGTGGAAGAAGTGTGCAAATTTCTAGGAATATTTCATGAAATCACTGATATGATTTCCGGGACTGAGTATCCAACATCTAACATTTTTCTTGTGGAGCTCTATAGGATTAAAGAGCTTTTAAATGAAAAAGCTCTTGATCCTTTTGAGCATATTCGGGCAATGGCTGGAAGTATGTCTGCTAAATTTGATAAGTATTGGGGGGAAAGTAATGTGCTGCTATCTTTGGGTGCAATTTTGGATCCGAGATACAAAATGTTCCTTATTAATCATGCTTTTCCGGTGATTTATGGTGAGGATGCAGCTCCTAGATTCATGGCTGAGATTAGAGACATTCTTTATGAGCTTTACAATGAATATGTTGATTGTCATGTTGTTTCCCATTCTGAACAACAGAGGCAGGTTGTAAAAAGGAGACAAAATGAAGGTTCTACTTCTTCTAGTAAGAAACAGAAAATGACTGCACCCGCCGTTTTAACTGGCAAAGAAAAGTTTCACATGCATGTGAGTGAAATTGATAGGGCTTCACCAGAAAAATCAGATTTAGATGTTTATTTAGAGGAAAGTAGGTATGCTTGTGATGCAAGGGCAAATCTGGATGTTTTGGGTTGGTGGAAAGGAGAAAGATTGAGATTTtatgaggacccgaaaattttccgaatttctaggctttattttattgaattgcacacttttataccttttctttattagaaaattccccagataatttttatgagcaaaatatagtttttaaattatttttctagtataagttagttcatgtgaaattaaaagTGTATatccacacaatcatattcatattaaaacagaaaaatccccaataattacaaaacttcatcaattcaaccaaaaatcacaatataatccataaagttgcatcttatatcaccactaagcataaattaagcatcattagagggaggagagtggttcttcataactcaccttagaaacaagagagagagagcaacaagtcctcttagctttccaaacaactctaccaaaccccacacaaacactcacttaaggttttctatgcaacaaaagtaagattaagtggttgttttgatgatttggagcaagatggaatcaagaacttggagagtttccttctttcttcttgagagagagggccggccaagatgaagagaaaaatggtgattttttggtgatttttgtgatttatttggtcaattggacaaaaggtgaatagtggtcttacttaagaccaaatcccatggtgacacttgtcaccttcattaatgcttgcctaacttttgtctctct encodes:
- the LOC113767410 gene encoding zinc finger BED domain-containing protein RICESLEEPER 2-like, giving the protein MILAHEYPFSMMEHVVFNKFMKAVSPFYKKINRQTVKEDCMSTYTIEKRKLKSLLKGPGRISITTDLWKSGQKIQYMVVTGHFIDSDWVLQKRVLNFCNVPPPHTGVIIADALSKCFIDWGIENKVSSITVDNASYNDVCIRRLREDFSLRKRLSIGGKIFHVRCCAHILNLLVQDGLGQLGGVIDVVREGIKYLNNSESRLLEFAKIKKQLQLPSRKLILDCPTRWNSTYLMLASGLEFKDVFPRYADIDPGFHYVPTDFEWMKVEEVCKFLGIFHEITDMISGTEYPTSNIFLVELYRIKELLNEKALDPFEHIRAMAGSMSAKFDKYWGESNVLLSLGAILDPRYKMFLINHAFPVIYGEDAAPRFMAEIRDILYELYNEYVDCHVVSHSEQQRQVVKRRQNEGSTSSSKKQKMTAPAVLTGKEKFHMHVSEIDRASPEKSDLDVYLEESRYACDARANLDVLGFF